The Lutra lutra chromosome 16, mLutLut1.2, whole genome shotgun sequence genome segment TTCCTCAACGAAGTGTCAGGTGATACCTGTCACATGAGATGAGCAAGTTTTGAGAGAAAGCGGGACAATTTTTGTTGtgaggaaaaagtaaaaggtCTTGATGTCAGACATCCAGAGCCAAAGCAACAGCATATCTCCCGCAAAACATTTAAGAACTTTACTTGTATGTCCCCAGAGTCGGGGGCAGTAGCATATCCTGCAGGATGCCTGAGTGAGGGCTGGGACCCGTGGGTGCTGCAGAGATTCTGCGGTGGCTTGGGGTTATGGTTGCTGCTGTTACAGTGAGTGTATTACATtatacttagaattttttaaaaaattactattgtTTAGGCTTTGAATTCCTTCTAGTGTGAAACCTAAAATTCTGTTGAGATCTGCCCAGCTATGAAAGTCCAACTAGGTTTCGGAGCCAGATCTGGTTTTGCACTCAGGTTCCAGTTGAGCGATGGGATCTTTGGCAAATTTCTTTACTTCTTGGAGCTTTAATATTGTTATCTGTAAGATGAGAATACTTACACCAAATTCAGAGGGACCTTTTCAGAATCAAAACTGATGCTATATGTAAGGCTTATGGTAAGGGCTTAATAGATGGTAACTCTCACTGTTTCTTAGGAGTCAGTTACCTTCCCTGTTATAGTACCACAGACATAGTGAGTGCTCTGTGTTTATAGAGATGAAATGGCTTGGTTATTCTTGGTGGTTAACCAATGTTAACCCAGAGAGGACTTCTGCCTACTAAATACTCAGGTTCTCATGCTCTTCCTCTGACCACTAGGTGTAAGTAACATTGCTTGACCATCCTCTGTGCATAGAGGTCACTAACCAGAGCTTTGTGGGAGGGCAGGACAAAGTGGAATGACTCCAGTGTTTATCGAGTACTTATTCTGCCCCAGTCTTTCTCCAGTGCCCCCACCAAGCTTGCCCGCTGGGGAATATAGCCCCCTTTCCCTACAGAAGGAAACTCAGCTTCAGAAAGGTTGAGTAACAAATGCAGAATCACACCGCTGGTGAGCAAGCAGTCCCTCATATCTCATAGTACCTTCTTAGAGAAAGGAGGAGTAGTTTCCCTGTATAATTGAAAGCCTCAAGGAATCATTCCCAAGTAGGTAATGCATGCTGTCAAATGAGAATATCAGGTTGTATGGGGCACCGTCTTTCAGTGCAGGTAGGGACACAGGGCTGAGAAATGGAGGAACCATTAAAGGGAGCAAGGGCCATTTGGGAGGAATAGAATCATCTCACTTTGCTTCTGGCTCGTAGGGTTTCCTTTCGACCATTTGAAATGCTGGCATTGATATCATGCCTTGACTAACAGTATAGTACATCTACATCCGGCAGCGGCGAGACCTGGACATGGACGGGCAGAAGATCCACGTAGTCCTGGCCCAGAGCACCTCTGTGCCACAGATTCCTGAGAGGTCTGGTGTGGTCCGGGTGAATCAGTATAAGCAGAGCCTGGTGATCAAGAGTGATGACAAGAAAGGGAGCAAAGGTAAAGCTGGGGAGCGTGTTGGCAAAACAGCTGGGGCCACCATATGTAGGCCATACTGACTGTTAGGCATGTAAAATGCATGATGCTTATTCTCTGAGGTCAGAGAATGGGCACGAGTATAAAACAAACAAGGAATCAAAACCTGGGGAGAGACTTAGTTCACCCCCAGAAACCTGGCTTGAGTGCACGGTAGATGTTTAAATCTGACTCAACCCATTCTTTATTGACTCCTGCATTGCCCAGAGGAAATCAAACCATGAAGTGTAGAAATTCACTTCAGGCTAGTTGTGGGGATACATATATCGGGCCTCGGGGGTAGGGTGGTAAGGAGGCTGGCATGACTGCCCCTGAGGACAGAGCTCCTGCTCAGCAGACTCAGGACCTGCCTGCCTCGAGTTCCAGCCTGCACAGAGAAAAGCTGTGAGTAGAGCAGGGGCAGCCAGCCACTCACCCTATGGGAATCAGTGTGGCTTTGTGTGTGAGGCAATGTCTGAACCATAATTCTGAAGCTGTTCATATCTGTCACCTTGGACATGCCACCCAACTGCTCTGAGTCTTCATGTCGTCCTTTTTAAGTGGGGGTTTAATCTTACCAACTCCCTTGTACTATTAAGATAATTAATGAGAGAAATGATTAAATGAGAGACTATATCCAAGTGTCTAGCACTTGACAGGCATTTAATAAGTAGTAGCAAAATGTGCATGTGGCTATGTTttcaaaaatgtgtgtgtatatatgtatttacatatatatatgtatatatacacccccacacatacatatatacatattctgggaggcaaggcagaggagagaagttCTCCTGAATCCCATGTTCCCTCCCTCCTTACTTTTGGGACCTGATGATAGAGGGAGAATCTTTGCAGGGTTTATTGTTGTCTTTCTAACATTTTTCCTCCTCCTGATTTTCCTTTCTAGTTTACATGTATTACTTCGATAACCCAGGTGGCCAAATTCCTTCCTGGCTCATTAATTGGGTCGCCAAGGTGAGATCCcaggaggcaggcggggggaaGTGTGTTTGACAAATGTTGACTTAGCCCACAGGGCTGTCAGACTGAAGAGACACTGTGTCTCAGGCCTAATGAGGCTCTTTTATGAAGCACCTTGGTTGAGTGACTACAGTTGGGACTAAGGTTGCCAACACCCAGGATGTGAAGGCTGGAACAAAAGAGAAGAATCCTTAGCTGGAATGTTAGACCCGCCCTACCAGCAAGACCCTGCCAGGATCACTCTCTGCATCCTCTGGATAGTAGCCTTTTCTtgtaggaaaaatgaaaaatgtgccTTTTGAACCTCTGTCTGCTTATGGAGGGAGGAATCTGACAGGCCAGCCTGGCTTGAGAGACAACCAGATGTGTCCAAGCTTGGAAGCCTccagttttgttattgttgttttgtttctctgtaagGAGAGGGGACTGCAGTAGGGGCCGGATTGCTGGAGACTGCCAGAGAACCTGGCTTTATGGGAACCATTCAGTGCTTTGTAGGAGTCCTACTTACTGCTGGGAAGGCTCAGCACATTCCCTGGGAGACTGCAAAGTGCACAGGCTTTGAGTCAAACACGTGTGATTTTGAGTCCTTGTCCTGCTTCTGTCTGTATAATCTAGGGAAGCTGTTGATTTCTTCCCTGTGGAAAATGGGGACGGGTATTACCACCCTGTAGAGTAGTGGCAAGTAAGGA includes the following:
- the PCTP gene encoding phosphatidylcholine transfer protein isoform X4 — translated: MDLDYRKQWDQYVKELYENEYNGETVVYWQVKYPFPMSNRDYIYIRQRRDLDMDGQKIHVVLAQSTSVPQIPERSGVVRVNQYKQSLVIKSDDKKGSKVYMYYFDNPGGQIPSWLINWVAKNGVPNFLKDMAKACQKYRKKT